In Halostella litorea, a single window of DNA contains:
- a CDS encoding GNAT family N-acetyltransferase, with protein MSVKVDIRVVGAGSDEYIEEAWDLKESIRDEDGVLKQRRGFFTDAYRRSTVHVAFCDDELVGFSAARRDGYILFLAVAPEHRSEGLGEQLVARVADDHSSVTCHARTTNENALQFYEHLGFEIKRRIDNYYEDGGDAYYLKLGSDAGIAERLSDIIRG; from the coding sequence GTGAGCGTCAAGGTCGACATTCGGGTCGTCGGAGCCGGCAGCGACGAGTACATCGAGGAGGCGTGGGACCTGAAGGAGTCGATCCGCGACGAGGACGGCGTGCTCAAGCAGCGTCGCGGCTTTTTCACCGACGCCTACCGGCGCTCGACGGTCCACGTCGCGTTCTGCGACGACGAACTCGTCGGCTTCTCGGCCGCGCGGCGCGACGGCTACATCCTCTTTCTCGCCGTCGCCCCCGAACACCGGAGCGAGGGGCTGGGCGAACAGCTCGTCGCCCGCGTCGCCGACGACCACTCGTCGGTCACCTGCCACGCGCGGACCACCAACGAGAACGCCCTCCAGTTCTACGAGCACCTCGGCTTCGAGATCAAACGGCGCATCGACAACTACTACGAGGACGGCGGCGACGCCTACTACCTGAAGCTGGGCTCCGACGCGGGGATCGCCGAGCGGCTCTCCGACATCATCCGCGGGTAG